CGTACGCCCACGCGCCACCGGACACGGCGAGCGCAAGGCACAAGAAAAGGGCGCCGGCGAGAAGCCTGCGTCGCACGAACAGAAAGGAAACCTCCCGAAGCGATTTCGGTGTGGCTTGGATCCCTATTCCCCCCGCGCCAGGCCCGTTCCTGCCTGTTGGTCCCATCTTGCGCAAACCATTTTCAGTCTATGCTGGACAACCCAGGCGATCCAACCTTTGCCATAGCCGGGCGGCGGCGGGACTGTATTCTACCTGTGGGGCGCAGGAATCGCAAACCCGGTCCACGTATGGAAACGCGGAGGCCGCGCAGCCCGGGGGGCCCGCAGCGCCTGGCGGCGCGAGGCAGCCGAGGGGCCGCCCGTCAACGAAACCGCAAACATCCGAAGAAGGGCGATGAACACCGTGAGCAACGTCAAGAAACGCCGCCAGGCGGACCAGGCGCGCCAGCGCCGGACGCGGATCCTGCTGACCGTCGTCGTGCTGGCGCTGGCGGCGGCCGCGCTGCTCGTCGTCGCGCTGCCCAAGAAGTCGTCCCCGTTCGGACGCGACGTCCTGTTCGAGCTGCCGGACGCTCACGGCCAGACGACCGCCGTCCGCAACGACGGCCGTCCGGTCGTCCTGGAGCTGTTCGCCACCTGGTGCCCGTACTGCGCGTACGAGTCCAAGTACGACCTGCCCGCGATCCGGAGTTTCGTCGAAGGCCAGGGCGCGCGCTTCATCGCCGTCAACGCGACGCCGTACGTCGGCGTGGCCGAGGCCGGCCCGGAAGGCCACCCTGAGCAGGGCCAGGAGGGTTCGCGGGAGCCGGCGGCGTCGGCGAAGGACATCCAGGCGGCCGTCCAGCAGTACGCCGAGCGGTTCGGCTACGACGGCCCGCTCTACTACGACCCCGACATGAAGCTGGCCACCCGGCTCGGGCTGGAGGCCTATCCCACGTTCGTCCTGTTGGACGGCAGGGGGAACGTGCTCGCCAAGCACGAGGGCCTGATCAGCGCGAGGGATTTCGAGTCATGGTACCGCCAGGCGATGGGAGACAGCCGATGACGTCCGCGTCCGGACGCGGGCGGACCGTGCGGCCGCTCGGCGACCGCGCGCCGTGGCTCGCCGGTGCGGCGAGCATCGTCACGGCGGGCATCTACGGCTATTCGGCCTGGACGAAGTGGGCCTATCCGGACGCCTTCCGCCGCGCCCTGGCCGGCTACGGCCTGTCGGATCCGGCCGTGACTCTCACGGCGCCCGTCGTTCCGGTGGCGGAATTCGCCCTGGCCGTCGCGCTTCTTCTGCTTCTCGTGTGGCAGGCGTGGAGCTGGCTTGAGGTGGGCCTGTGGGTGGCCACGGTGGGCTTTCTCGCCTTCACCGCGCTGATGTCCTGGGCGCTGGCCAACGGGCTGGGCCAGTCGGGCTGCGGGTGTTTCGCCAGCGCCGAACCGCTCAATCCGTGGGACATCGCGCGCGACCTCGCCTTCGGCGCCATCGCGGCGTCTGGAGCGTTCCTGTGCCGCGTCGTGCGGAACCACACGCCGAGCAGCACGCCCGATGATTCGCCCGAATCGGAGTCGTGATCGCACCCTGGACGCTTCGAGCGCCGGCCCGCCAGCCAGCGCCGCGCCGGCGCATAGCGTTGACAGCGTCCGGGCAATACTATACGAATGCGAGTAACCACATTTCGCCTGACAGGAGGTCGTTCGACGTGAGCGACGGCGTCGTCCAGATCCAGCCGAGCAAGAACGGCCCGTATCTCGTCACGGGTCCCATCCGCCTGGTCAACAGCGAGGGCAAGGAGATTCCCATTCCGGAAAAGGCGCATGTCGTGGCGCTGTGCCGGTGCGGCGGCTCCCACAACAAGCCCTTCTGCGACGGGACGCACAAGAAGATCGGCTTCCAGGCAGACTGACGCACGACGCGGTCGCCGTCTTTGTCCCACGTCCGCCCGGAGCTCCATACCATAAGACGGGCCCCCGGATCACGCCCTCCCTCCTTGGCTGGGAGCACACGGGGCATCGGCCATCCAGGTCCGCGGGGCCCGATTCATCATTTATGCACTTGCAGGCGCTCCCTGAATGACCGCGCCCGATCGGACGCGGTGTCCACCTTCCAGTAGGTTTTCATGCCCTGGTTGCGGATCCGCGCCCGGCGCGGAACCTGAAGCATGAACATTCTCATCGCCGTCAACGCCATCGGCAAGGTTGCGATGGAGACCAGCAATTCTCAGGAACCCCATGTGTCCCGCTGGCGTCATAATGGCTTGGATCCCACGTTCGCCGTCCGCCCCATCAAGGAACGCGAGCGGTCAACATGAGGTGATGACGTTGAGAAAG
Above is a window of Clostridia bacterium DNA encoding:
- a CDS encoding CDGSH iron-sulfur domain-containing protein codes for the protein MSDGVVQIQPSKNGPYLVTGPIRLVNSEGKEIPIPEKAHVVALCRCGGSHNKPFCDGTHKKIGFQAD
- a CDS encoding TlpA family protein disulfide reductase, whose product is MSNVKKRRQADQARQRRTRILLTVVVLALAAAALLVVALPKKSSPFGRDVLFELPDAHGQTTAVRNDGRPVVLELFATWCPYCAYESKYDLPAIRSFVEGQGARFIAVNATPYVGVAEAGPEGHPEQGQEGSREPAASAKDIQAAVQQYAERFGYDGPLYYDPDMKLATRLGLEAYPTFVLLDGRGNVLAKHEGLISARDFESWYRQAMGDSR